In Arsenicicoccus dermatophilus, a genomic segment contains:
- the oraS gene encoding D-ornithine 4,5-aminomutase subunit OraS — MTDETPDLTPPTPERDVTPEPTAETTSDERTARFARRQAELDAMSDEDLKARFWELSHQMMEPVVELARTHTSPSIERSILLRMGIDSVSSHGVVDKIHDKGLLGKGAGHVVLKVSHKLGCDVRAAATAITDDDSVLDGLFDTTTAQAK, encoded by the coding sequence ATGACCGACGAGACCCCGGACCTCACGCCGCCGACCCCGGAGCGCGACGTCACCCCCGAGCCGACCGCCGAGACGACCAGCGACGAGCGCACCGCCCGCTTCGCGAGGCGTCAGGCCGAGCTCGACGCGATGAGCGACGAGGACCTCAAGGCCCGCTTCTGGGAGCTGTCGCACCAGATGATGGAGCCGGTCGTCGAGCTCGCCCGCACCCACACCAGCCCCTCCATCGAGCGAAGCATCCTGCTGCGCATGGGGATCGACTCGGTCAGCAGCCACGGCGTGGTCGACAAGATCCACGACAAGGGCCTGCTCGGCAAGGGTGCCGGCCACGTCGTGCTCAAGGTCTCCCACAAGCTCGGCTGCGACGTGCGCGCCGCCGCCACGGCGATCACCGACGACGACTCCGTCCTCGACGGGCTGTTCGACACCACCACCGCCCAGGCCAAGTGA
- a CDS encoding acetyltransferase — protein MSARGVLVVGAGGFGRETLDVLIAQGRTVIGVVDDAPAERNLQRLADRGIPHLGTLDAWLERTDASTEYVVGIGNGAIRERLAARLDAAGHRAATAIHPDSTIGSRVTIGPGTVILAGARLTTNITLHEHVHLNPNVAIGHDSELGSCTSANPAAVVAGEVRVGARVLLGTGSHVLQGLSVGDDTVVGACALVTKDVPSGVVVTGIPGRW, from the coding sequence ATGTCGGCACGTGGAGTCCTGGTCGTCGGTGCCGGAGGCTTCGGCCGGGAGACCCTCGACGTCCTGATCGCCCAGGGGCGCACGGTGATCGGCGTCGTCGACGACGCCCCGGCCGAGCGCAACCTGCAGCGCCTCGCCGACCGGGGCATCCCCCACCTCGGCACCCTCGACGCGTGGTTGGAGCGCACCGACGCGAGCACGGAGTATGTCGTCGGCATCGGCAACGGCGCGATCCGCGAGCGTCTCGCCGCGCGCCTGGACGCCGCCGGGCACCGGGCCGCGACCGCCATCCACCCGGACTCCACCATCGGGTCCCGCGTCACCATCGGCCCCGGCACCGTGATCCTTGCCGGCGCCCGGCTGACGACCAACATCACCCTGCACGAGCACGTCCACCTCAACCCCAACGTCGCGATCGGCCACGACAGCGAGCTCGGGTCCTGCACGTCCGCCAACCCTGCCGCGGTCGTGGCGGGCGAGGTGCGCGTCGGCGCGCGGGTGCTCCTCGGGACGGGCAGCCATGTGCTGCAAGGGCTCTCGGTCGGCGACGACACCGTGGTCGGGGCCTGTGCCCTGGTGACCAAGGACGTGCCGTCCGGCGTCGTGGTCACGGGGATCCCCGGCCGCTGGTGA
- the oraE gene encoding D-ornithine 4,5-aminomutase subunit OraE, with product MTDQQQPMGPLDENVKLDVEHILEDLEHYRPRRKGWVWREVPADGVDMGPFHYRDMAEPLAKSLGLPASKYFGGIDPQPKCVVTTEIASGRFEDDIRRMRMAAWHGADHLMVIRTTGQSHIDGLLEGTPEGIGGVPITRKQIRASRKACDLIEDEVGRPINFHSYVSGVAGPEVAVLFAEEGINGAHQDPQYNVLYRNVNMYRSFVDAAEAKKVMSGAGIFQIDGAHNANATAKAGWLVMPELMVQHGINSAFSVMVGMPKELIGLSTVPPNSPPAPKLWYDLPYAVALRDFFSDFKMRAQQNTRYIEADIEEAVRTHTIDTLISMLTRADIQSTITPDEGRNVPWHYNNVRGLQTVKQMWAGLDGINDLVGLKHDGPLGEMVRDLKVRSVAFLEEAIEQGGYFAAVEKGFFVDSAKYPERNGDGIARDGQGGVGAGSIIERDEDYFAPVSCHFGHNTIPEFVHELVGHRVERPEDAIGGDTLSDPDKIVYIDELDPEDSASARLEATKPYRSGGQIKPEAEWAGDGTVLIQLFVPENEDIADVYAVEMAKKMGLQDPEVINTEAMHPSEGTFVEVKGKVGFAIDRSTLKIPEKEVILPEEELREVVGKVGLRVVAGTVGEDEHSVGLREILDIKHGGIEKYGVKYDYLGTSVPLDKMVDAAIETGAQAILISTIISHNDVHRSMMRKLDALCREKGIRDKVVLIAGGTQVNREMAAETGLDATFGRGTKGIHVVNAMVKTLRARNQA from the coding sequence ATGACTGACCAGCAGCAGCCGATGGGTCCCCTGGACGAGAACGTCAAGCTCGACGTCGAGCACATCCTGGAGGACCTGGAGCACTACCGTCCCCGCCGCAAGGGCTGGGTCTGGCGCGAGGTCCCCGCGGACGGCGTCGACATGGGCCCCTTCCACTACCGCGACATGGCCGAGCCGCTCGCGAAGTCGCTGGGCCTGCCTGCCTCGAAGTACTTCGGGGGCATCGACCCGCAGCCCAAGTGCGTGGTCACCACGGAGATCGCCTCGGGTCGCTTCGAGGACGACATCCGCCGCATGCGCATGGCGGCCTGGCACGGCGCCGACCACCTGATGGTGATCCGCACGACCGGCCAGTCCCACATCGACGGCCTGCTCGAGGGCACTCCCGAGGGCATCGGCGGCGTGCCGATCACCCGCAAGCAGATCCGCGCGTCCCGCAAGGCCTGCGACCTGATCGAGGACGAGGTGGGTCGCCCGATCAACTTCCACTCCTACGTGTCCGGCGTGGCCGGGCCCGAGGTGGCGGTGCTCTTCGCGGAGGAGGGCATCAACGGCGCCCACCAGGACCCGCAGTACAACGTGCTCTACCGCAACGTGAACATGTACCGCTCGTTCGTGGATGCCGCCGAGGCCAAGAAGGTCATGTCCGGCGCCGGCATCTTCCAGATCGACGGGGCGCACAACGCCAACGCGACGGCCAAGGCCGGCTGGCTGGTCATGCCCGAGCTGATGGTGCAGCACGGCATCAACTCGGCCTTCTCGGTCATGGTCGGTATGCCGAAGGAGCTCATCGGCCTGTCCACGGTGCCGCCGAACTCCCCGCCGGCCCCGAAGCTCTGGTACGACCTGCCCTACGCCGTCGCGCTGCGGGACTTCTTCTCGGACTTCAAGATGCGCGCGCAGCAGAACACGCGCTACATCGAGGCCGACATCGAGGAGGCCGTGCGCACGCACACCATCGACACGTTGATCTCGATGCTGACGCGCGCCGACATCCAGTCCACGATCACGCCCGACGAGGGGCGCAACGTGCCGTGGCACTACAACAACGTCCGCGGCCTGCAGACCGTCAAGCAGATGTGGGCGGGCCTGGACGGCATCAACGACCTGGTGGGCCTCAAGCACGACGGCCCGCTCGGCGAGATGGTCCGCGACCTCAAGGTCCGCTCGGTCGCCTTCCTGGAGGAGGCCATCGAGCAGGGCGGCTACTTCGCGGCGGTCGAGAAGGGCTTCTTCGTCGACTCGGCGAAGTACCCCGAGCGCAACGGCGACGGCATCGCCCGTGACGGCCAGGGTGGCGTGGGCGCGGGCTCGATCATCGAGCGCGACGAGGACTACTTCGCGCCGGTGTCCTGCCACTTCGGCCACAACACCATCCCGGAGTTCGTGCACGAGCTGGTGGGGCACCGCGTCGAGCGGCCCGAGGACGCCATCGGCGGCGACACCCTGTCCGACCCGGACAAGATCGTCTACATCGACGAGCTCGACCCCGAGGACTCGGCGTCGGCGCGCCTGGAGGCGACCAAGCCCTATCGCAGCGGCGGCCAGATCAAGCCCGAGGCCGAGTGGGCGGGCGACGGCACGGTGCTGATCCAGCTCTTCGTCCCGGAGAACGAGGACATCGCCGACGTGTATGCCGTGGAGATGGCCAAGAAGATGGGTCTGCAGGACCCGGAGGTCATCAACACCGAGGCCATGCACCCCTCGGAGGGCACCTTCGTCGAGGTCAAGGGCAAGGTCGGCTTCGCGATCGACCGCTCGACGCTCAAGATCCCCGAGAAGGAGGTCATCCTCCCCGAGGAGGAGCTGCGGGAGGTCGTCGGCAAGGTCGGCCTGCGCGTCGTCGCCGGCACCGTCGGCGAGGACGAGCACTCGGTCGGGCTGCGCGAGATCCTGGACATCAAGCACGGCGGCATCGAGAAGTACGGCGTGAAGTACGACTACCTCGGCACCTCGGTCCCGCTGGACAAGATGGTCGACGCGGCGATCGAGACCGGCGCGCAGGCGATCCTGATCAGCACGATCATCAGCCACAACGACGTGCACCGGTCGATGATGCGCAAGCTCGACGCCCTGTGCCGGGAGAAGGGCATCCGCGACAAGGTCGTCCTCATCGCCGGTGGCACCCAGGTCAACCGCGAGATGGCGGCGGAGACCGGCCTGGACGCGACCTTCGGTCGTGGCACCAAGGGCATCCACGTCGTCAACGCCATGGTCAAGACGCTCCGCGCCCGCAACCAGGCCTGA
- a CDS encoding glutamate mutase L — translation MASVDILTIEVGSTITKVNGFRRADGRLEHVAQGFAPTSVAQGDVGIGVDAAIADLEQAYGGSVAGVTTYVNSSAAGGLRMTVHGLTVSMTARAAREASLGAGAIVQQVTAGALDEDDVEDVRELAPNIILLAGGVDHGEKKVVVDNARALAPVAAELGVPVIYAGNSAARRGVTRAFDEHGVELLLADNVFPAVDVLDVEPLRVLIHEVFNRHITRAAGMGRFAEITDRGILPTPGAVLRGAELFAAELGDVLVVDVGGATTDIHSVTEGSLEYAGKVLDPEPRAKRTVEGDLGVYVNARNVVEAYGDETWAARLDDLEAMPATDRQRELTRWLCATAVQVGVRRHAGSLTDIYTPTGKKQVVRGKDLTAVRWVVATGGALTRVEGSAEVLRSVCTGPGAHLLPESTARVLVDRDYLFSALGTIGEELPDEVRATFRAWVEQADPEGAAASRHTAETDVDAEDADRTAEEQA, via the coding sequence ATGGCGTCCGTCGACATCCTGACCATCGAGGTCGGCTCGACCATCACCAAGGTCAACGGCTTCCGTCGCGCCGACGGCCGGCTGGAGCACGTGGCGCAGGGCTTCGCGCCGACCTCCGTCGCCCAGGGCGACGTGGGCATCGGCGTCGACGCGGCGATCGCCGACCTCGAGCAGGCCTACGGCGGATCCGTCGCCGGGGTCACGACCTACGTCAACAGCTCGGCGGCCGGCGGGCTGCGCATGACGGTGCACGGCCTGACCGTCTCGATGACCGCCCGCGCCGCCCGCGAGGCCTCCCTCGGGGCCGGCGCGATCGTCCAGCAGGTCACCGCCGGTGCCCTGGACGAGGACGACGTCGAGGACGTGCGCGAGCTCGCGCCCAACATCATCCTGCTCGCCGGCGGCGTCGACCACGGCGAGAAGAAGGTCGTCGTCGACAACGCCAGGGCGCTCGCCCCGGTCGCGGCCGAGCTGGGCGTCCCGGTGATCTATGCCGGCAACTCCGCCGCGCGCCGCGGGGTGACCCGCGCTTTCGACGAGCACGGCGTCGAGCTGCTGCTGGCCGACAACGTCTTCCCCGCGGTCGACGTGCTCGACGTGGAGCCGCTGCGGGTGCTGATCCACGAGGTCTTCAACCGTCACATCACCCGCGCCGCGGGGATGGGCCGCTTCGCCGAGATCACCGACCGCGGGATCCTGCCGACGCCGGGTGCGGTGCTGCGCGGGGCCGAGCTCTTCGCCGCGGAGCTCGGGGACGTGCTCGTCGTCGACGTGGGTGGCGCGACCACCGACATCCACTCGGTGACCGAGGGGTCCTTGGAGTATGCCGGGAAGGTGCTCGACCCCGAGCCGCGCGCCAAGCGCACCGTCGAGGGTGACCTCGGGGTCTACGTCAACGCCCGCAACGTGGTCGAGGCCTATGGCGACGAGACCTGGGCCGCCCGCCTCGACGACCTCGAGGCGATGCCCGCGACCGACCGGCAGCGGGAGCTGACCCGCTGGCTGTGCGCCACCGCCGTCCAGGTGGGCGTCAGGCGGCACGCGGGCAGCCTGACGGACATCTACACCCCCACGGGCAAGAAGCAGGTGGTCCGCGGCAAGGACCTCACCGCGGTGCGCTGGGTGGTCGCCACCGGCGGCGCCCTGACCCGCGTCGAGGGCTCGGCCGAGGTGCTGCGCTCGGTGTGCACCGGCCCGGGCGCGCACCTGCTGCCCGAGTCGACGGCGCGCGTGCTCGTCGACCGGGACTACCTCTTCTCGGCGCTCGGCACGATCGGGGAGGAGCTGCCCGACGAGGTGCGGGCGACCTTCCGGGCGTGGGTCGAGCAGGCCGACCCCGAGGGGGCCGCGGCATCGCGGCATACCGCTGAGACAGACGTCGACGCAGAGGACGCCGACCGGACCGCCGAGGAGCAGGCATGA
- a CDS encoding O-antigen ligase family protein: protein MTSPGARSTTPIIGPTALAVLALGGYVKGSRYLAWIPVDLTILAGAVVLVVVLWTLAVRRRPGGSPVPLLLWFATLTSGLLSSSSPENTYASQKVIHVFVLAPLCVMGGLVLLDSPRGRRSWLRSVVAVGFVTIALALVDPAGSTSRLYSEGGSTIGLGRAAGGALVVLLTVALTRRKHREFALLLAFVAGYVVLRTASRGPVLASVLAVLAVVALSRTSGRIWRTLLVLLLLALGGAWAASGGADSRLFETAGASAEMRGMLLRYAVDAALHHPLGIGWGGLYDYMGFATLDSGYVQYPHNVIVEVASEGGWAAGAATCAALAVALGRQWRHQALPGELAMTALLLFGLLNALVSGDVNGNRGLWVAIGAALAAQMRAPAQGPPGQDPQGGIAQRPSRSESSDRHRGGPRQVVAQNDDTGAQNEAEHVPARLPRHLAHHHDGL, encoded by the coding sequence ATGACCTCGCCGGGGGCCCGCAGTACTACCCCCATCATCGGCCCTACGGCTCTGGCGGTCCTCGCCCTCGGTGGCTATGTCAAGGGATCGCGCTACCTGGCCTGGATCCCCGTTGACCTGACGATCCTGGCTGGTGCAGTCGTGCTCGTGGTCGTGCTGTGGACACTGGCGGTGCGACGACGGCCCGGAGGATCACCGGTACCGCTCCTGCTGTGGTTCGCCACCCTCACCAGCGGGTTGCTCAGCAGCAGTTCACCGGAGAACACCTATGCATCGCAGAAGGTCATCCACGTCTTCGTGCTGGCGCCGCTGTGCGTCATGGGCGGGCTGGTGCTGCTCGACAGCCCCCGAGGACGGCGGAGCTGGCTGCGATCGGTCGTGGCTGTCGGATTCGTCACGATCGCCCTGGCGCTCGTGGACCCTGCCGGGTCCACCTCACGCCTGTACTCAGAAGGTGGCAGCACCATCGGTCTGGGACGTGCCGCCGGCGGCGCTCTGGTTGTCCTGCTCACGGTGGCTCTGACTCGACGGAAGCACCGTGAGTTCGCACTCCTGCTGGCGTTCGTAGCGGGCTATGTCGTCTTGCGTACCGCTTCCCGAGGGCCGGTGCTCGCCTCGGTGCTGGCGGTCCTCGCCGTGGTGGCTCTCTCCCGCACCTCCGGGCGGATCTGGCGAACCCTGCTGGTCCTGCTGCTCCTTGCCCTGGGGGGTGCCTGGGCCGCGTCCGGTGGCGCCGACAGCCGGCTGTTCGAGACCGCGGGAGCCTCGGCCGAGATGCGCGGCATGCTGCTGCGCTATGCCGTCGACGCCGCACTTCACCATCCGTTGGGCATCGGGTGGGGCGGTCTCTACGACTACATGGGCTTCGCCACGCTCGACTCCGGCTACGTGCAGTATCCCCACAACGTCATCGTCGAAGTTGCCTCAGAGGGCGGTTGGGCGGCCGGAGCCGCGACGTGCGCAGCGTTAGCGGTTGCGCTAGGTCGCCAATGGCGTCATCAGGCCCTCCCAGGCGAGCTAGCCATGACGGCCCTGCTCTTGTTCGGCCTGCTCAACGCGCTGGTGTCGGGCGACGTGAACGGCAACCGTGGCCTGTGGGTGGCCATCGGAGCGGCTCTAGCGGCCCAGATGCGTGCCCCCGCGCAGGGACCACCAGGACAGGACCCACAAGGCGGCATAGCTCAGCGCCCAAGCCGCTCCGAGAGCAGTGACCGTCATCGGGGCGGGCCACGCCAGGTGGTGGCCCAGAACGACGACACCGGCGCACAGAACGAGGCGGAACACGTCCCAGCCCGCCTGCCACGACACCTTGCCCATCACCACGACGGTCTGTGA
- the ortB gene encoding 2-amino-4-oxopentanoate thiolase subunit OrtB: MIVTQASMPKGRDMSYAAVMARKVEIMRGALGIDYDTYELTPLAFDYDRMMADTGYTIERIAQIQAETKVGNTPMYELRNLTEMVRRISEPGKGARILLKDEAANASGSFKARRASVSCYEARERGYEGVATATSGNYGAGVASQAAMRRLKCIVLQEVFDSEGIGQPEIVEKSRACEAYGAEVQRLSVGPELFYQMLVTLETTGFFNASLYTPFGIRGVETLGAEIGRQVQERYGVAPAAVVVTQAGGGNLTGTARGLRAVGCEDTRVVACSVDLSGLHMASDVDFNRKSFTTGHTGFGVPFASWPDRTDVPRNAARSLRYMDDYQLVTQGEVFYVTELLTKLEGIERGPAGNTSLTSAVSLASQLGEDEVVVVQETEYTGAGKHHNRQLSFARERGIEVTVGDPAGNVPGERIVIPEKLSQVHGKPMDLDRIRRSYLKNAVKVLAPEQWTDTDYDYLAAETNTTRAWVEANLPTPTEG; encoded by the coding sequence ATGATCGTCACGCAGGCATCCATGCCCAAGGGCCGCGACATGTCGTACGCCGCGGTCATGGCGCGCAAGGTCGAGATCATGCGTGGCGCGCTCGGGATCGACTACGACACCTACGAGCTCACGCCGCTGGCCTTCGACTACGACCGGATGATGGCCGACACCGGCTACACGATCGAGCGGATCGCGCAGATCCAGGCCGAGACCAAGGTCGGCAACACGCCGATGTACGAGCTGCGCAACCTCACCGAGATGGTGCGGCGGATCAGCGAGCCCGGCAAGGGCGCTCGGATCCTGCTCAAGGACGAGGCGGCCAACGCGTCCGGCTCGTTCAAGGCGCGGCGCGCGTCGGTGTCCTGCTACGAGGCCCGCGAGCGCGGCTACGAGGGCGTCGCCACGGCCACGTCCGGCAACTACGGCGCGGGTGTGGCCTCCCAGGCGGCCATGCGGCGGCTGAAGTGCATCGTGCTGCAGGAGGTCTTCGACTCCGAGGGCATCGGCCAGCCGGAGATCGTCGAGAAGTCCCGCGCCTGCGAGGCCTACGGCGCCGAGGTCCAGCGCCTGTCGGTCGGGCCGGAGCTCTTCTACCAGATGCTCGTCACGCTGGAGACGACCGGCTTCTTCAACGCCTCGCTCTACACGCCCTTCGGCATCCGCGGCGTGGAGACCCTCGGCGCGGAGATTGGCCGTCAGGTGCAGGAGCGGTATGGCGTCGCCCCGGCCGCGGTCGTGGTCACCCAGGCGGGCGGTGGCAACCTCACCGGCACCGCCCGCGGGCTGCGCGCCGTCGGCTGCGAGGACACCCGGGTCGTGGCCTGCTCGGTCGACCTGTCCGGGCTGCACATGGCCAGCGACGTGGACTTCAACCGCAAGTCCTTCACCACCGGCCACACGGGCTTCGGCGTCCCCTTCGCCAGCTGGCCCGACCGCACCGACGTGCCGCGCAATGCCGCCCGCTCGCTGCGTTACATGGACGACTACCAGCTGGTGACCCAGGGCGAGGTCTTCTACGTCACCGAGCTCCTGACCAAGCTCGAGGGCATCGAGCGCGGCCCGGCGGGCAACACCTCGCTGACGTCCGCGGTGTCCCTGGCGTCGCAGCTGGGCGAGGACGAGGTCGTCGTCGTCCAGGAGACGGAGTACACCGGGGCCGGCAAGCACCACAACCGCCAGCTGTCGTTCGCGCGCGAGCGGGGCATCGAGGTGACGGTGGGCGATCCGGCGGGCAATGTGCCGGGTGAGCGGATCGTCATACCGGAGAAGCTCTCCCAGGTGCACGGCAAGCCGATGGACCTGGACCGCATCCGGCGTTCCTATCTCAAGAACGCCGTCAAGGTGCTGGCTCCCGAGCAGTGGACCGACACCGACTACGACTACCTCGCCGCCGAGACCAACACCACGCGTGCGTGGGTCGAGGCCAACCTCCCCACCCCCACGGAAGGCTGA
- a CDS encoding alanine racemase — protein MTTHPTPRLEIYPERITYNTLAVCGLAHEHGASVAGVAKVTCAHPAVVDALVAGGVDMIADSRIDNLRHSRERGIDLPLMLLRISEPSRAKEIVEFADISLNSSLTTMQVLSEAAIAAGKRHQVILMVDVGDLREGVWPDRAVEVAFGAAQLRGIEVVGLGCNLACFGGVVPSEENMKVLVDVRDAARAATGLELPLLSGGNSASLPFLASGHMPEAINNFRMGESIILGRNVFDRSPWPGTRQDTVKLVVEIVELERKPSVPIGKRGQNAFGEEPAFEDRGTRLRAIVNLGRQDAVVDGLDPLDPNISILGASSDHMIIDVEDAADAGSLKVGDELAFYPDYAALLAISTSPYVEKVVVGHPRRGIPAVD, from the coding sequence ATGACCACCCACCCCACCCCGCGGCTGGAGATCTATCCGGAGCGGATCACCTACAACACGCTGGCCGTCTGCGGGCTCGCGCACGAGCACGGCGCGAGCGTGGCCGGTGTCGCCAAGGTGACCTGCGCGCACCCGGCCGTCGTGGACGCGCTGGTCGCAGGCGGGGTCGACATGATCGCCGACTCCCGCATCGACAACCTGCGGCACTCGCGCGAGCGGGGCATCGACCTGCCGCTGATGCTGCTGCGCATCTCCGAGCCGTCGCGGGCCAAGGAGATCGTGGAGTTCGCGGACATCTCGTTGAACTCCTCGCTCACCACGATGCAGGTGCTGTCGGAGGCGGCCATCGCGGCGGGCAAGCGGCACCAGGTGATCCTGATGGTCGACGTGGGCGACCTGCGCGAGGGCGTGTGGCCGGACCGCGCGGTGGAGGTGGCCTTCGGCGCGGCGCAGCTGCGCGGCATCGAGGTCGTCGGGCTCGGCTGCAACCTCGCGTGCTTCGGCGGGGTGGTGCCCAGCGAGGAGAACATGAAGGTCCTGGTCGACGTCCGGGACGCCGCGCGCGCCGCGACCGGTCTGGAGCTGCCGCTGCTGTCGGGCGGCAACTCCGCGTCGCTGCCCTTCCTCGCGTCGGGGCACATGCCCGAGGCGATCAACAACTTCCGGATGGGCGAGTCGATCATCCTGGGGCGCAACGTCTTCGACCGCTCGCCGTGGCCGGGCACCCGGCAGGACACGGTCAAGCTCGTCGTCGAGATCGTCGAGCTGGAGCGCAAGCCGTCGGTGCCGATCGGCAAGCGCGGGCAGAACGCCTTCGGCGAGGAGCCGGCCTTCGAGGACCGCGGGACGCGGCTGCGCGCCATCGTCAACCTCGGCCGTCAGGACGCCGTGGTCGACGGACTGGACCCGCTCGACCCCAACATCTCGATCCTGGGCGCGAGCAGCGACCACATGATCATCGACGTCGAGGACGCCGCCGACGCGGGCTCGCTGAAGGTCGGTGACGAGCTGGCGTTCTACCCGGACTACGCCGCGCTGCTGGCGATCTCGACGAGCCCGTATGTCGAGAAGGTCGTCGTGGGTCACCCGCGCAGGGGGATCCCCGCCGTCGACTGA
- the alr gene encoding alanine racemase, whose product MLYATHAQVDLSAIRHNLDGVRSAVGDRTVLVAVKADAYGHGAVAVSQMVQATGCADWLGVATVPEALELREAGITLPILKLSHCFPGEEMEAAIAADVVTAVPSRECADALQEAAARVGRPARVHLKVDTGMARIGVAVAEAAEVAAHVEALPDVRLEGIFTHLPVSDTASQDEFTEDQVARFREVVDAVHARLGRALEHVHCANSGGVLGHSSSWLTMVRPGIMAYGYYPDVTTPRSIPLRQAVRWVSRVSFVKRVPAGTTVGYGRTWHSEQDRWIGTMPVGYADGYDRHLSNRGRVLVDGRSCPIAGRVCMDQTMIDLGPADRPCPVQVGDEVVLLGASGESAITTDEMADLLGTITYEVTCHIGKRVGRTYIDA is encoded by the coding sequence ATGCTCTACGCGACGCACGCCCAGGTCGACCTGTCCGCCATACGTCACAACCTCGACGGGGTGCGCTCCGCGGTGGGGGACCGGACGGTGCTGGTGGCGGTCAAGGCCGACGCCTACGGCCATGGGGCCGTGGCCGTCTCGCAGATGGTGCAGGCCACGGGGTGCGCCGACTGGCTGGGCGTGGCGACGGTGCCCGAGGCGCTGGAGCTGCGCGAGGCGGGCATCACCCTGCCGATCCTCAAGCTGTCGCACTGCTTCCCGGGGGAGGAGATGGAGGCGGCGATCGCCGCGGACGTCGTCACCGCGGTCCCCTCCCGGGAGTGCGCGGACGCGCTGCAGGAGGCGGCGGCCCGGGTGGGGCGGCCGGCGCGGGTGCACCTCAAGGTCGACACCGGTATGGCGAGGATCGGGGTCGCCGTGGCCGAGGCGGCCGAGGTCGCGGCCCACGTGGAGGCGCTGCCGGACGTGCGCCTGGAGGGGATCTTCACGCACCTGCCGGTGTCGGACACGGCCTCGCAGGACGAGTTCACCGAGGACCAGGTCGCCCGCTTCCGTGAGGTCGTGGACGCGGTGCACGCCCGGCTGGGCCGCGCCCTGGAGCACGTGCACTGCGCGAACTCCGGTGGCGTGCTGGGCCACTCGTCGTCGTGGCTGACGATGGTGCGGCCCGGGATCATGGCCTACGGCTACTACCCGGACGTGACCACCCCGCGGTCGATCCCGCTGCGGCAGGCGGTGCGGTGGGTGAGCCGGGTGAGCTTCGTCAAGCGGGTGCCGGCGGGCACGACCGTGGGCTACGGCCGCACCTGGCACAGCGAGCAGGACCGGTGGATCGGGACGATGCCGGTGGGCTACGCCGACGGCTACGACCGCCACCTGTCCAACCGCGGGCGCGTGCTGGTCGACGGACGCTCGTGCCCGATCGCGGGGCGGGTGTGCATGGACCAGACCATGATCGACCTCGGCCCGGCCGACCGTCCGTGCCCGGTCCAGGTGGGTGACGAGGTGGTGCTGCTCGGCGCGAGCGGCGAGAGCGCGATCACCACCGACGAGATGGCCGACCTGCTGGGGACGATCACGTACGAGGTGACCTGCCACATCGGCAAGCGCGTGGGGCGGACCTACATCGACGCCTGA
- a CDS encoding glycosyltransferase — protein MRRVMHVTTAHPVSDNRILRKECTALAQAGFDVILVAVHDRDEVLHGIPVLGLPRHRGRLSRMVLGPVAAWRRLSARRPDVVHGHDPELIPLLLLYRLVHPGCRVIYDAHEDLPQQVAGKPYLPRLVRPVVARAARALEGLADRGLDAVVVATPHIGRRHELARTVLVQNYPWLSDFPEPEPYPTDASPVVCYAGGISAGRGYEAMCALPRLVTRPLEVVLAGPCAEEVAGRPLPEGVTHLGTLAPDEVPPLLARSAAGLAVLLPLPNYLESQPTKVYEYLAAGRPFVASDFPYWVETFGPHRCGLFVDATDPRAVARAVELLLSDPEEAAAMGARGRQAVVEHFSFENEAARLCALVTDLVGR, from the coding sequence ATGAGACGCGTCATGCACGTCACGACCGCACACCCCGTCAGCGACAACCGCATCCTGCGCAAGGAGTGCACCGCCCTCGCCCAGGCAGGGTTCGACGTGATTCTGGTGGCTGTCCACGATCGCGACGAGGTCCTCCACGGCATACCCGTGCTCGGACTCCCGAGGCACCGAGGCCGATTGTCGCGCATGGTCCTCGGGCCGGTGGCGGCGTGGCGGCGGCTGTCCGCACGACGGCCCGACGTGGTCCACGGGCACGACCCCGAGCTGATCCCGCTGCTCCTGCTCTATCGGCTCGTGCACCCCGGTTGCAGGGTGATCTACGACGCTCACGAGGACCTCCCGCAGCAGGTGGCAGGAAAGCCCTACCTGCCCCGACTCGTTCGGCCCGTGGTGGCTCGCGCCGCTCGCGCCCTGGAGGGTCTGGCCGACCGCGGACTCGATGCCGTCGTCGTCGCAACCCCGCACATCGGTCGCCGCCATGAACTTGCCCGGACCGTGCTGGTGCAGAATTACCCATGGTTGAGCGACTTTCCCGAGCCTGAGCCGTATCCCACCGATGCTTCCCCCGTCGTGTGCTACGCAGGGGGGATCAGCGCGGGCCGCGGCTACGAGGCGATGTGCGCGTTGCCTCGCCTGGTCACCCGCCCGTTGGAGGTCGTGCTGGCAGGACCATGTGCTGAGGAGGTGGCTGGTCGGCCTCTCCCGGAGGGGGTGACCCACCTCGGGACGCTGGCCCCGGACGAGGTTCCCCCGCTCCTGGCCCGGTCCGCAGCGGGTCTGGCCGTCCTCCTCCCGCTCCCCAACTACCTGGAGTCCCAACCCACGAAGGTCTACGAGTACCTCGCGGCCGGCCGCCCCTTCGTGGCGTCCGACTTTCCCTACTGGGTCGAGACCTTCGGCCCTCACCGCTGCGGGCTCTTCGTCGATGCGACCGATCCTCGCGCCGTGGCCCGGGCCGTCGAGCTCCTTCTGTCCGATCCCGAGGAAGCTGCCGCGATGGGGGCCCGTGGCCGCCAAGCGGTGGTGGAGCACTTCAGCTTCGAGAACGAGGCTGCTCGACTCTGCGCCCTAGTGACGGACCTGGTGGGCCGATGA